Genomic DNA from Candidatus Obscuribacterales bacterium:
ATGCAACTCTCATATCGCGGCGTTACCTACGACTACACTCCCCCTCAAGTGAGCTACAACAGCAAAGAGGCTGTTGGCAAGTATCGGGGACTTGACATTCGATTCCGGAAAGTATCACAGCCGCTTGTGCAACTTCCCACCCTTGATTTAATCTATCGAGGAGCCCACACGCTACATCATGCCTAGTACTGATGTATAACCTGCTTCTATACAAGCGGGTTACATGTAGCTATTCTTGACAATTCGTAAAAGCATCCTTGCATCTCACTAGGATGCTTTTTATTGTGTAAGGCGCAGGGTAGCTTGAGGGGCATGGATTATAGCTATGGCCAGTCTGGTTGAGACATGTCCTAGGTAAACGGTCAAACGTTTGAAGGTCTTCTGAAGGTCTTCCGGGTTTCTAAGGGTCTTAGCCCGTGTGGCAATGGCTATAAGAACTCGCGGGATCGATCGCTCACGACTAGGATCCAAGGTTCCGACTCCATCCCCTAGAGTTAGACACTATCCATACCAAATGCAACACGTGGCCCCCACGTATTTTCTGCGGAGATACCATTCCGTGCCCAAATGACATGACTTAAGGTGACCTATGAAGTGGACGGTTGGACAACAAGTAACCTGCAACGGTGTCGATTGGGGGCTGTGCCAAGTTCGCATGAGCAATGAGAACATGGTGGTCATCTACTGCCCTCGCTATGAATTCGTGATGTCTGGCAGCCCATTTAAGCTCGACCAAGCGGGTTGGCAGGTGGCGGAGGGCGTAGCACCAGAACAGCCTCGTGATCGGGATGTATCCCATCCTCATCGCGATGATAAGGTAGTGAGTCTTGAGCAATGGCGTACTGGGGCGCGATCGCCCCAACCGGTGCCGGTGCCTTAATGCATAGACGCTATCAGACTTGAAACCACGTGATGCGACAACCATCATCAGCCCCTTCGTTCATCCTGATCTGCTCGAAGGATGGGGGGGCTGGGCTTCGACGGGCTCAGCTCGAACAGTATTGATCCCATTCCAAACCCTAGAGGATGGTGAAGCGATCACGCTATCGAAGTCACGGTGAAACCAAAATGTGGGTCAGAGGACTAGTCCTCTGACCCACGCTTGTGTTGACCAGACTCAGCGATTGTGAAGTCTAAACCCCAACAGACGCTCACTCTGGGCAAGTGATATAGCGGCCGCAGCCTTTTGATTAAGCAGATGATTTTAA
This window encodes:
- a CDS encoding DUF4278 domain-containing protein, whose amino-acid sequence is MQLSYRGVTYDYTPPQVSYNSKEAVGKYRGLDIRFRKVSQPLVQLPTLDLIYRGAHTLHHA